The Dysidea avara chromosome 13, odDysAvar1.4, whole genome shotgun sequence genome includes a region encoding these proteins:
- the LOC136243475 gene encoding uncharacterized protein, with translation MQAACDGVRAGQSIRRAAVTYNIPKSTLYDRMTGRVTGNKPGPLPFLSAEEEDEMVSFLEGCASMGYARSKKQVLALVQRVISTKGINRTVGEGWWKSFMKRHGTLALRMAESLSYVRAVCSQPEILNHYYDLLQQTLLDHELEGRPNQIFNLDESGMSLNPISPKIVVAKGAKHSTSVTSNDKSQITVLACCSAAGYAIPPLVVLDRKTLRPEYAFGEVPGTMYALSSNGWMDTELFEEWFKHHFLIHAPSCRPLLLIMDGHSTHLQPCVVRMAAKEDVILFCLPPHSTHLTQPLDKGCFGPLKAAWKEVCHEYMTNNPGKVITRYNFSELFAKAWAQSMTMANITAGFHTTGIFPFNRNALTPLAALTPSKFNPEHLVKGTKLKFLPVYSPSSSKSIPSTYFSEEETMLFTRRYEEGYDLTHDKRYNRWLQLKADKSNVLDEDGKNTDGGGTGFVEECPVVKSLIPPKDTSKEVEPNSEVQIVPKHLENVDLAADKGLTTKETQNDGAAKSIPVLLKRSSALSKVLSSQHIDVKTVAKHPKTSARILTSTENLKMLEEKEKMKIEEAEKKRQRKDEAEKKKMEEAERKRQRKDEAEKKRKEKEKVKMDKEKKKAANNAKAPSQHPTTLDSVKDKVDQEKSKEISVIEEEDDQLWCICREEEYGRMILCENKSCKFGWFHFNCVGLSRKPSGSWYCSDCKT, from the exons ATGCAGGCAGCATGCGATGGTGTCCGTGCAGGTCAATCAATTCGGAGAGCAGCAGTGACCTATAACATTCCAAAAAGTACGCTCTATGACAGAATGACCGGCAGAGTAACAGGGAATAAACCTGGTCCGCTTCCTTTCCTAAGTGCTGAAGAAGAGGATGAAATGGTGTCATTTTTAGAAGGCTGTGCATCAATGGGATATGCCCGTTCGAAGAAACAAGTTCTCGCTTTAGTTCAAAGAGTAATTTCCACTAAAGGAATAAACCGTACTGTTGGAGAAGGATGGTGGAAGTCATTTATGAAGAGGCATGGCACCTTAGCTTTACGCATGGCTGAGTCACTATCATATGTGCGTGCTGTTTGTTCCCAACCAGAAATTCTCAATCACTACTATGACTTGTTGCAGCAAACATTGCTTGATCATGAGCTTGAAGGCAGACCAAATCAGATATTCAACTTAGATGAATCAGGAATGTCATTAAATCCAATTTCACCAAAAATCGTGGTTGCAAAAGGCGCAAAGCACTCCACTTCTGTCACCTCAAATGATAAATCTCAGATCACAGTTCTTGCTTGTTGTAGTGCTGCTGGATATGCAATTCCACCATTAGTGGTACTTGATAGAAAAACTTTGAGACCAGAATATGCATTTGGCGAAGTACCAGGAACCATGTATGCACTATCATCAAATGGATGGATGGATACCGAACTCTTTGAAGAATGGTTCAAGCATCATTTTCTTATTCATGCACCTTCCTGTAGACCTCTTCTACTTATAATGGATGGTCACTCAACACATTTACAACCATGTGTTGTTCGTATGGCAGCGAAGGAGgatgtaatattattttgtttaccACCTCATTCCACCCATTTGACTCAACCACTAGACAAAGGGTGTTTTGGGCCACTGAAGGCTGCCTGGAAAGAGGTATGCCATGAATACATGACAAACAACCCAGGTAAAGTCATAACACGCTACAATTTCTCAGAATTGTTTGCTAAGGCATGGGCTCAAAGCATGACCATGGCCAATATAACTGCAGGCTTTCACACAACTGGAATATTCCCATTTAACAGAAATGCTTTAACACCACTAGCAGCTTTAACACCTTCAAAATTTAATCCTGAACATCTGGTCAAAGGCACAAAGTTGAAATTCCTCCCTGTTTACAGTCCATCAAGCAGCAAATCAATACCATCAACTTATTTCAGCGAAGAAGAAACTATGCTTTTCACTCGTAGGTATGAGGAAGGGTATGATCTTACTCATGACAAGCGCTACAATCGGTGGCTTCAGTTGAAAGCAGATAAAAGTAATGTATTGGATGAGGATGGAAAAAATACCGATGGAGGTGGCACTGGATTTGTAGAGGAGTGTCCAGTGGTTAAGTCTTTGATACCACCCAAAGATACATCAAAAGAGGTTGAGCCTAATTCTGAGGTACAGATAGTGCCCAAGCACTTGGAAAATGTTGATCTTGCTGCTGACAAGGGACTTACAACAAAGGAGACTCAGAATGATGGTGCTGCTAAAAGTATTCCTGTTCTGCTGAAGCGCTCATCAGCACTTTCTAAAGTTCTGTCTTCACAACATATAGATGTCAAGACTGTTGCCAAACACCCTAAAACATCAGCTCGCATATTAACAAGTACTGAGAACCTTAAAATGTTAGAAGAGAAAGAAAAGATGAAAATAGAAGAGGCTGAAAAGAAGAGACAGCGTAAGGATGAAGCAGAAAAGAAGAAGATGGAAGAAGCTGAGAGGAAGAGACAGCGTAAGGATGAAGCAGAAAAGAAGAGAAAAGAAAAGGAGAAGGTTAAAATGgataaagaaaagaaaaaag CAGCCAACAATGCTAAAGCTCCTAGTCAACACCCTACCACATTGGACAGTGTAAAAGATAAAG TGGATCAAGAGAAGAGTAAAGAAATAAGTGTCATTGAAGAAGAAGATGATCAACTATGGTGTATATGTCGTGAAGAAGAATATGGTCGAATGATTTTGTGTGAAAACAAAAGCTGCAAATTTGGCTGGTTCCACTTTAATTGTGTTGGATTATCAAGGAAGCCATCTGGTTCCTGGTATTGTTCTGATTGTAAAACCTAA